Proteins from a genomic interval of Phocoena phocoena chromosome 20, mPhoPho1.1, whole genome shotgun sequence:
- the LOC136140804 gene encoding zinc finger protein 350-like, which translates to MERGREHSSSGNVFHLRRNLVTLRQSHDKFDVLNSNLDLVNQNKSCVAKNPDKFNKYEKSFLRTKHEKRYTGVKRNKYGNTICTNSKLSIHQTEKRKKHECIECGKTFIKKSQLTVHQRTHTGEKPYKCLKCGKAFCRKAELNIHMQVERGIKPHACSECGKTFSRKSQLLVHQKTHTGEKPYTCSECGRGFIQKGNFLIHQRIHTGEKPYGCKECGKAFSHKPCLVAHQVFHTGNPPYVCSECGRAYFQKSSLIRHQRGHTEEKRYKCNVCGKGYSTKSILSRHQRVHTGEKPHGCSNCGKAFCHKSSLTKHKKTHMKEKYVDSVKMENDFLGNHSSLCTTEPVQEKNSVETMTLQGPSVAMQTSLNISGFLAQGNVVLVGQPVARCVPSGNNREFVQERNLLNAVNVVVPSVTNYVLFYVTGNV; encoded by the coding sequence ATGGAAAGAGGCCGTGAACACAGTTCATCGGGAAACGTGTTTCATCTGCGCAGAAATCTTGTTACTTTAAGGCAAAGCCATGATAAGTTTGATGTACTGAACTCTAATTTAGATTTAGTTAACCAGAATAAAAGCTGTGTAGCGAAGAATCCTGACAAGTTTAATAAATATGAGAAATCGTTTCTTCGTACTAAGCATGAAAAACGTTACACTGGAGTTAAACgcaataaatatggaaacaccaTCTGCACCAATTCGAAACTCAGTatacatcaaactgaaaaacgAAAGAAACATGAGTGTATTGAATGTGGTAAAACCTTCATCAAAAAGTCTCAACTCACTGTACATCAGAGAactcatacaggagagaaaccatataaaTGCCTTAAATGTGGTAAAGCCTTCTGTAGGAAAGCAGAGCTCAATATACATATGCAAGTGGAAAGAGGAATAAAACCCCATGCATGTAGTGAGTGTGGGAAAACCTTCTCCAGGAAATCTCAGCTCCTTGTACATCAGAAAACTCATACGGGAGAGAAACCCTATACATGCAGTGAATGTGGAAGAGGCTTCATCCAGAAGGGTAATTTTCTTATACATCAgcgaattcatactggagagaagccctatgGATGCAAGGAATGTGGTAAAGCCTTCAGTCATAAGCCATGTCTCGTTGCACATCAGGTATTTCACACTGGAAATCCTCCCTATGTATGCAGTGAATGTGGAAGAGCTTACTTTCAAAAGTCGAGTCTCATTAGACATCAAAGAGGTCATACAGAAGAGAAACGCTATAAATGCAACGTATGTGGGAAAGGCTACTCCACAAAGTCAATACTCAGTAGACATCAGAGAgttcatacaggagagaaaccccaTGGATGCAGCAATTGTGGGAAAGCCTTCTGCCACAAGTCCTCCCTCACTAAACATAAGAAAACtcatatgaaagagaaatatgtGGATTCAGTCAAGATGGAGAATGATTTTCTTGGGAACCACAGCTCATTATGCACCACAGAACCCGTACAGGAGAAAAACTCTGTTGAAACAATGACACTGCAAGGGCCTTCTGTGGCCATGCAGACATCATTAAATATCAGTGGGTTCCTAGCCCAAGGGAATGTAGTCCTTGTGGGACAGCCTGTTGCCAGATGTGTACCCTCAGGTAATAACAGAGAATTTGTACAGGAGAGAAACCTCCTGAATGCAGTAAATGTGGTAGTGCCTTCAGTTACCAATTATGTCTTATTTTATGTCACAGGAAACGTGTAG